Proteins from a genomic interval of Plasmodium reichenowi strain SY57 chromosome 11, whole genome shotgun sequence:
- a CDS encoding 40S ribosomal protein S4, putative, with translation MGKGIKKHLKRVNAPSHWMLNKMGGQYAPKTSSGPHKLLESIPLVILLRNRLKYALTFDEVKMILIQKIVKVDNKVRTDCTFPVGLMDVIHITKSNEYFRLLYDIKGRFVPHRITNEESKYKLCKVKKILLRKGRLSIAVTHDGRSIPYIHPDVKVNDTVRLDLETGKVLEHLKFQVGSLVMVTAGHSVGRVGVISSIDKNMGTYDIIHVKDSRNKVFATRLSNVFVIGDNTKPYISLPREKGIKLDIIEERRNRLKALNN, from the exons atg GGTAAAGGTATTAAAAAACACTTAAAAAGGGTGAATGCCCCCTCCCACTGGATGTTGAATAAAATGGGTGGTCAATATGCGCCCAAGACGAGCAGTGGACCACATAAATTACTTGAGAGTATTCCTTTAGTAATATTGTTAAGAAATCGTTTGAAGTATGCCTTAACTTTTGATGAAGTAAAGATGATATTAATTCAGAAGATCGTGAAAGTTGACAATAAGGTAAGAACCGATTGTACATTTCCAGTTGGTTTGATGGATGTAATTCACATAACAAAATCGAATGAATATTTCCGTCTTTTATATGACATTAAGGGAAGGTTTGTACCACATAGAATTACAAATGAGGAgagtaaatataaattatgcaaggtaaaaaaaatattattaaggAAAGGAAGATTATCAATAGCTGTAACTCATGATGGTAGGAGTATACCTTATATCCATCCAGATGTCAAAGTAAATGACACCGTACGTTTGGACTTAGAAACAGGAAAGGTATTAGAGCACTTAAAATTTCAAGTCGGAAGTTTGGTTATGGTAACAGCTGGACACAGTGTTGGTAGAGTTGGTGTTATTTCATCcatagataaaaatatgggTACATATGATATTATTCATGTGAAAGATTCGAGAAATAAAGTATTTGCTACAAGATTGAGTAATGTTTTTGTTATTGGAGATAACACAAAACCATATATTAGTTTACCAAGAGAAAAGGGTATAAAATTGGACATTATTGaagaaagaagaaataGATTAAAGgctttaaataattaa
- a CDS encoding centrin-4: MNTMIIKDNINMSINEDVEKELYECFSLFDTNKCGYIDIREFYFALKSLGLNFKKEQVKNIFLDIKKDIDEKLNFDEFFDIATKYIHTRYNDEEMDQMFSLFDPNDTGKITLQALRKVCTDIGENISDTELNNMIHFADKNNDKVIDKNEFKKVLLCSWKNDPLSDVDSDS, from the exons atgaacaCAATGATAATTAAGgataacataaatatgtCTATTAATGAAGATGTTGAGAAAGAACTTTATGAatgtttttctttattcGATACAAACAAATGTGGTTACATAGATATTAGAGAATTTTACTTTGCTTTAAAATCATTAGgtttaaattttaaaaaagaacaagtgaaaaacatttttttggatataaaaaaagatattgatgaaaaattaaattttgaTGAGTTTTTTGACATAGctacaaaatatatacatacaaGATATAATGATGAGGAAATGGATCAAATGTTTTCTTTATTTGACCCAAACGATACAg GTAAAATAACACTACAAGCCTTAAGAAAAGTATGCACAGATATAG GTGAAAATATTAGCGACACCGAACTTAACAACATGATACATTTTGCTGACAAAAATAATGACAAAGTtattgataaaaatgaattcAAAAAAGTACTTTTATGCTCATGGAAAAATGACCCATTAAGTGATGTTGATTCAGATTCATAA
- a CDS encoding translocon component PTEX88, putative yields MIYQYIFVLYIILVHVGNCMYKIKQSGDILLSSQHNSLMNVKVVGKDNSFNLELNNLIKFPTNCIPFSAIDYNNKKGKKPIYYIKHEFKNLIFLYKNNVNIMQMVFPDRLYMVGIAANNGLILTLTDVDIYKIDTKKKKVLLSTIEPGKYAHILNNRELFYTGVIADSVLNKFFVTAAIRNNYYILHMEYNEENETIEILNVIDKVKGQYLRVLNDISIVENVLYITENAENIVQIIINREKNTIQEKNIYTFNNNDKIVGISASRHTVYNNNNDMVDKYVNDNFKDNQNKPVDNTKELNNNTMIITVDYILVNSKKMFKEKPSSEGCLYLLKITNDTVEKYTIVDLFSKDINSFYFTVYDAHISLDDDYKKSGIVEALHKQKRKFFNFDLPNEENEAFNNINTNENNNNNNNNNNENNNNNNNNHNVVKIVWTNYYNCTINKGIVDLRNVKIDEESKEKKLPFVNVTNQFSLAPHIGASSYCSRKEKIFNDICYYDSRNNYVSLLNRSEEYNLRYQGNFVFDGYRNYLGFDYKSFQDTHIITYPINNMLYVYMTKGFVTINLPQPYGISIDSKSSTNNQIVIYITGNDEQYNYVNRCVIKKVEKAYDCFVVHKKKKESNELFQYISYISYGDNEEKLSTYIYVTNNKKTIYKLTKQENKWNFEKWFNLDNPSIRVGPISTSVNYFYVQRNVLEDLIKKYPDSALLSKFIKLNEQDLHITEDGYIFLTLFHTVIFTSNNDAYGSDSGSTIHFYTSILKEKFYQSFGVDSIIYNIENDSKFSYFLS; encoded by the coding sequence ATGATTTACCAATacatttttgtattatatataatattggTGCATGTGGGGAACTGcatgtataaaataaaacagtcaggtgatatattattatctagTCAACATAATAGTTTAATGAATGTTAAGGTGGTTGGGAAAGAcaattcatttaatttagaattaaataatttgaTTAAATTTCCGACGAATTGTATTCCTTTTAGTGCTattgattataataataagaaagGTAAGAAGCcgatatattatataaaacatgAATTTAAGaatttgatttttttatataagaaCAATGTGAATATTATGCAGATGGTTTTTCCTGATAGATTATATATGGTAGGTATAGCAGCAAATAATGGATTAATATTAACGTTAACAGATGTAGATATTTATAAGATCGATacgaaaaaaaagaaagttTTATTATCAACAATTGAACCAGGAAAGTATGCtcatatattaaacaaTAGAGAATTGTTTTATACTGGTGTTATTGCAGATAGtgttttaaataaattttttgtaaCAGCAGctataagaaataattattatattttacatatggaatataatgaagaaaatgaaactatagaaatattaaatgtgATCGATAAAGTGAAAGGTCAATATTTAAGAGTATTAAACGATATAAGTATTGTAgaaaatgtattatatataaccGAAAATGCTGAGAATATAGTGCAGATCATTATTAACagagaaaaaaatactattcaagaaaaaaatatttatacatttaataataatgataaaattgTAGGTATAAGTGCATCTAGACATActgtatataataataacaacgATATGGTAGATAAATATGTTAACGATAATTTTAAAGATAATCAAAACAAACCAGTTGATAATACGAAGGAgttgaataataataccaTGATAATAACAGTTGATTATATTTTAGtaaattcaaaaaaaatgtttaaaGAAAAACCGTCATCGGAGGgttgtttatatttattaaaaataacaaatgATACTGTTGAGAAGTATACAATTGTTGATCTATTTAGTAAGGatattaattcattttattttactgTATATGATGCACATATATCTCTTGATGATGATTATAAGAAGAGTGGGATAGTAGAAGCTTTACATAAACAGAAgagaaaattttttaattttgaCTTACcaaatgaagaaaatgaagcatttaataatattaacaccaatgaaaataataataataataataataataacaatgaaaataacaacaacaataataacaacCATAATGTTGTTAAAATTGTTTGGACGAACTACTATAATTGTACCATTAATAAAGGTATTGTAGATTTACGTAATGTTAAGATTGATGAAGAGAGCAAGGAGAAAAAATTACCTTTTGTTAACGTTACGAATCAATTTAGCCTAGCTCCACATATCGGTGCTTCCAGCTATTGTTCAAGAAAAgagaaaatatttaatgatatatgttattatgatagcagaaataattatgttaGTTTATTAAACAGATCAGAAGAATATAATCTAAGATATCAAGgaaattttgtttttgaTGGTTATAGAAATTATTTAGGTTTTGATTATAAATCCTTCCAAGATACACATATTATAACTTATcctataaataatatgttatatgtatatatgaCGAAAGGATTTGTAACCATAAACTTACCACAACCATATGGTATATCTATAGACTCAAAGAGTAGTACGAATAATCaaattgtaatatatataacagGAAACGATGaacaatataattatgttaaTAGATGTGTTATTAAGAAAGTAGAAAAGGCATATGATTGTTTTGTAGTacataaaaagaaaaaagaatcCAATGAACTCTTTCAATATATctcatatatatcatatggtgataatgaagaaaagttatcaacatatatatatgtaacaaataataaaaaaaccatatataaattaacaAAACAAGAAAATAAATGGAATTTCGAAAAATGGTTTAATCTAGATAATCCATCTATACGGGTAGGACCAATATCAACATCAGTTAATTATTTCTATGTACAAAGAAATGTATTAGAAGAcctaataaaaaaatatccCGATTCAGCATTATTATCCAAATTTATAAAGCTTAATGAACAAGATCTACATATAACAGAAGATGgttatatattcttaacCTTATTCCATACAGTTATATTCACTTCAAACAATGATGCATATGGTAGCGATAGTGGATCTACAATACATTTTTACACATCTATCTTGAAGGAAAAATTTTATCAATCCTTTGGTGTCGACAGTATAATATACAACATCGAAAATGATTCCAAGTTTAGTTATTTTTTAAGTTAA